A window of the Pseudomonas sp. B21_DOA genome harbors these coding sequences:
- a CDS encoding cation diffusion facilitator family transporter, with translation MTSSPEHARLLRLATRASVAVACTLIVAKAIAWWLSGSVSMLAGLTDSALDGVTSMLNLLAVHYALRPADDDHRYGHGKAESLAGMAQALFIGGSAVLIAFQAYQRLHTPEPLGAPWLSIGVIVFSLLLTAALLMLQHRVIKQTGSNAVRADSLHYRSDLLLNGSILIALVLAGMGFAQLDAWFGLGIAAYIFWSAIQIARESFSVLMDEELPTDVSQHMLELACSVPGVLGAHDLRTRISGNHWFVQLHLELPGELTLSVAHGISDQAAAAIHKAYPKAEVLVHADPVKTATSEKPLASSL, from the coding sequence ATGACATCCAGCCCCGAACACGCCCGCCTGCTGCGGCTGGCGACCCGCGCCTCGGTGGCGGTCGCCTGCACGCTGATCGTCGCCAAGGCGATTGCCTGGTGGCTCAGTGGATCGGTGAGCATGCTCGCCGGCCTCACCGACTCGGCGCTGGATGGCGTGACCTCGATGCTCAATCTGCTGGCAGTGCACTACGCCTTGCGCCCGGCGGATGACGATCACCGTTATGGCCACGGCAAAGCCGAATCGCTGGCGGGCATGGCGCAGGCGTTGTTCATCGGTGGCAGCGCGGTGTTGATCGCGTTTCAGGCCTACCAACGCTTGCATACGCCGGAGCCGCTTGGCGCGCCGTGGCTGAGCATCGGCGTGATCGTATTTTCGCTGTTGCTGACGGCGGCGCTGCTGATGTTGCAGCATCGAGTGATCAAGCAGACCGGCTCCAACGCGGTACGCGCCGACTCGTTGCATTACCGTTCGGACCTGCTGCTCAACGGCAGCATCCTCATCGCGCTGGTATTGGCGGGAATGGGTTTTGCGCAACTGGACGCGTGGTTCGGCCTGGGGATCGCCGCGTACATTTTCTGGAGCGCAATCCAGATAGCCCGGGAGAGTTTTTCGGTGCTGATGGACGAGGAACTGCCGACCGATGTCAGCCAACACATGCTCGAACTGGCCTGCAGCGTCCCCGGCGTGCTCGGTGCACATGACCTGCGCACGCGGATCTCCGGCAACCACTGGTTTGTGCAATTGCACTTGGAGCTGCCGGGCGAACTGACCCTGTCAGTCGCCCATGGCATCAGCGATCAAGCAGCGGCGGCAATACACAAGGCTTATCCCAAAGCCGAGGTACTGGTCCACGCCGATCCTGTAAAAACAGCCACAAGCGAAAAGCCTCTAGCTTCAAGCTTGTAG
- a CDS encoding NYN domain-containing protein, with product MKKIAVFADVQNLYYTVRQAYGCHFNYAALWADISKNGQIVEAYAYAIDRGDSKQQQFQQILRNLGFTVKLKPYIQRSDGSAKGDWDVGITLDIMDAADHVDEVVLASGDGDFDMLLERIINKYGVQAVAYGVPGLTANSLIRAASRYVPIEGALLLKS from the coding sequence GTGAAAAAAATCGCAGTGTTCGCCGATGTGCAGAACCTCTACTACACCGTGCGTCAGGCCTATGGTTGCCACTTCAACTACGCCGCACTGTGGGCGGACATCAGCAAGAACGGGCAGATCGTCGAGGCCTACGCGTACGCAATCGACCGTGGCGACAGCAAGCAGCAGCAGTTTCAGCAGATCCTGCGCAACCTTGGTTTCACGGTGAAGCTCAAGCCCTACATCCAGCGCAGCGACGGCTCGGCCAAGGGCGACTGGGACGTGGGCATTACCCTGGACATCATGGACGCTGCCGACCATGTCGACGAAGTGGTGCTGGCCTCCGGTGACGGCGATTTCGACATGCTGCTCGAACGCATCATCAACAAGTACGGCGTGCAAGCAGTGGCCTACGGCGTCCCCGGCCTGACCGCCAACTCGCTGATCCGCGCAGCCAGCCGTTACGTGCCGATCGAAGGCGCGCTGTTGCTCAAGAGCTGA
- a CDS encoding endonuclease/exonuclease/phosphatase family protein produces the protein MTRLLRYTLLLVILAVVLFGVLLFSLTWRPDARETLPVSCGANAPTLVPGQALKVMTWNVQFLAGKRYVFWNDLAEGDDEAPTAEDMAFSLDEVARVIRDEQPDVVLLQELDDGAKASDYQNQLKLLQERVADLYPCSTSAFDWKADFVPEPHIYGSVGRQLATLSRYRIEHAERLQLPVAPSNFISRQFQPKDALLAVKLPLSDGGQLTVFNTHLQRASQADGNVQAQVAAVAKVLDKYESQGLPWLIGGDFNLLPLGQYRRLPVERRTPYSADSELHLLWDKYPMIPTNNEAGGIDRAKWLTHYPNDPGLNGPDRTVDYLFYSPKLKRLQAQVRQDDTLRISDHLPVIARFLLPAAP, from the coding sequence ATGACCCGTCTGCTGCGCTACACCCTGCTCCTCGTCATTCTCGCCGTCGTCCTGTTCGGCGTACTGCTGTTCAGCCTGACCTGGCGCCCCGACGCTCGCGAAACCCTGCCGGTCAGTTGCGGCGCTAACGCGCCAACGCTGGTGCCCGGGCAAGCGCTGAAAGTCATGACCTGGAACGTGCAGTTCCTCGCCGGCAAGCGCTACGTATTCTGGAATGATCTGGCCGAAGGCGACGATGAAGCGCCGACCGCCGAAGACATGGCGTTCAGCCTCGACGAAGTGGCGCGGGTGATTCGTGACGAACAACCCGATGTGGTGCTGTTGCAGGAGCTCGATGACGGCGCCAAGGCCAGCGATTACCAGAACCAGCTCAAACTGTTACAGGAACGCGTCGCCGATCTGTATCCATGCAGCACCAGCGCGTTCGACTGGAAAGCCGATTTCGTCCCTGAGCCACACATCTACGGCAGCGTCGGCCGCCAGTTGGCCACGTTGAGCCGCTATCGCATCGAACACGCCGAGCGCCTGCAACTGCCCGTCGCACCGAGCAACTTCATCAGCCGCCAGTTCCAGCCCAAAGACGCTTTGCTCGCCGTCAAACTGCCGCTCAGCGATGGCGGACAACTGACCGTGTTCAACACCCACTTGCAGCGCGCCAGCCAAGCCGACGGCAACGTGCAGGCGCAAGTGGCTGCCGTGGCCAAAGTCCTCGACAAATATGAAAGCCAGGGCCTGCCGTGGCTGATCGGTGGCGATTTCAATCTGCTGCCGCTGGGCCAGTATCGACGCCTGCCGGTCGAGCGCCGCACGCCCTACTCTGCCGACAGCGAACTGCATCTGCTGTGGGACAAGTACCCGATGATCCCGACCAACAACGAGGCCGGCGGTATCGATCGAGCCAAATGGCTGACCCATTACCCCAACGACCCCGGCCTCAATGGCCCGGATCGCACGGTGGATTATCTGTTCTACAGCCCGAAGCTCAAACGCCTGCAAGCGCAGGTGCGGCAGGACGATACCTTGCGCATCTCCGATCACTTGCCGGTGATTGCGCGGTTCCTGTTGCCCGCTGCGCCGTAA
- a CDS encoding DUF2076 domain-containing protein, producing the protein MNSEEQTLIDGLFSRLQQAETEAAPRDAQAEARIKEHLTRQPAAGYFMTQAILVQEAALKSLDEQNKQLTQQVQRLQAELQSAKAQGGAPASSGGGGFLSSIFGGGNSRPAPSQSAAPSSTGGWREPAPQQSYQAPGPQQSFGAAPPNYAQQAAPAADPSFLGGALKTAAGVAGGVMLAQGISSLFHHNQAPEEIVEIIKEEPAQVADQSNNGWGDDQRVADNGFSGNDQGGFSDADYSSANSSFFDDDDSFV; encoded by the coding sequence ATGAACAGCGAAGAGCAAACCCTGATCGATGGACTGTTTTCCCGGCTGCAACAGGCCGAAACGGAGGCAGCCCCGCGCGACGCCCAGGCCGAGGCGCGGATCAAGGAACACCTGACGCGCCAACCGGCGGCAGGCTATTTCATGACCCAGGCGATTCTGGTGCAAGAGGCCGCGCTGAAAAGCCTCGACGAGCAGAACAAGCAGCTGACCCAGCAAGTCCAGCGTCTACAGGCCGAACTGCAATCGGCCAAGGCCCAAGGCGGCGCACCGGCATCCAGCGGTGGCGGCGGTTTCCTGTCGAGCATTTTTGGCGGCGGCAATTCGCGTCCGGCGCCGAGCCAAAGCGCAGCGCCATCGTCCACCGGCGGCTGGCGTGAACCGGCGCCGCAGCAGAGCTATCAGGCTCCGGGACCGCAACAGAGCTTCGGCGCCGCGCCGCCCAACTATGCGCAGCAGGCAGCCCCGGCGGCGGACCCCAGCTTCCTCGGCGGCGCGCTGAAAACCGCCGCAGGCGTGGCCGGTGGTGTGATGCTCGCGCAGGGCATCAGCAGCCTGTTCCATCACAACCAAGCACCTGAAGAAATCGTCGAGATCATCAAGGAAGAACCGGCACAGGTCGCCGACCAAAGCAACAATGGCTGGGGCGATGATCAGCGCGTGGCGGACAACGGTTTTTCTGGCAATGACCAGGGCGGTTTCAGCGACGCCGATTACAGCAGCGCCAATTCGTCGTTTTTTGATGACGACGACTCCTTTGTCTGA
- a CDS encoding 3'-5' exonuclease: MERIAVIDFETTGLSPNSSCRATEIAVVMLENGRIVERYQSLMNAGVRVPAFIEQLTGISNAMLRTAPPAERVMEEVNEFVGCTPLLAHNASFDQKFWDFELGRIKRTRLQNFACSLLLSRRLMPAAPNHKLGTLTTFAQLPHTGQAHRAMADAEMAANLMAHLAQELRGKHGVRELNHDLLCKLQKVPAAKVGEHLQRYR, encoded by the coding sequence TTGGAACGCATTGCAGTCATCGACTTTGAAACCACCGGCCTGTCGCCGAACAGCAGCTGCCGCGCCACGGAAATCGCCGTGGTCATGCTGGAAAACGGCCGCATCGTCGAGCGTTACCAGAGCCTGATGAACGCCGGGGTGCGCGTCCCGGCGTTCATCGAACAACTGACCGGAATCAGCAACGCCATGCTGCGCACCGCGCCGCCGGCCGAGCGGGTGATGGAAGAGGTCAACGAATTCGTCGGCTGCACGCCGTTGCTGGCGCACAACGCCTCGTTCGACCAGAAGTTCTGGGATTTCGAACTGGGCCGGATCAAACGCACACGCCTGCAGAATTTTGCCTGTTCACTGCTGCTGTCGCGGCGCCTGATGCCGGCTGCGCCGAATCACAAGCTCGGCACGCTCACCACTTTCGCGCAGCTACCGCATACCGGCCAGGCTCACCGGGCCATGGCCGATGCCGAGATGGCGGCCAATCTGATGGCGCATCTGGCGCAAGAGTTGCGGGGCAAGCATGGGGTGCGCGAGTTGAATCACGACCTGCTGTGCAAGTTGCAGAAAGTCCCCGCCGCCAAAGTGGGCGAGCATTTGCAGCGTTATCGCTGA